In Mercurialis annua linkage group LG6, ddMerAnnu1.2, whole genome shotgun sequence, the following are encoded in one genomic region:
- the LOC126686460 gene encoding cyclin-D1-1, with amino-acid sequence MSIPFSDCFTDLLCSEESSEIFSSDDSPECSSDLDSSAGAGEESIASFIEDERNFVPGFDYLSRFQSRSLDASAREDSVAWILRVQAYYRFQPLTAYLSVNYLDRFLYSRPLPQTNGWPMQLLSVACLSLAAKMEEPLVPSLLDLQVEGAKFVFEPRTIRRMELLVLNVLDWRLRSITPFSFLAFFACKMDSTGAYLGFLIARATDIILSNMQETSFLEYWPSSIGAAAMLSAANEIPNLSLISPEHAETWCDGLSKERIISCYQLMQDLVVDNNRRKSPQVLPLLRVIRAKTRFGDSSSFSSSPSPTSSSSSSSISYKRRKLNNFLWVDDDDKGNPE; translated from the exons ATGTCAATCCCGTTTTCCGATTGCTTCACCGATCTTCTCTGCAGCGAGGAATCCTCCGAAATCTTCTCATCCGATGACTCGCCGGAATGCTCATCGGACCTCGATTCTTCCGCCGGTGCTGGCGAAGAATCGATTGCTAGTTTTATCGAGGACGAGCGGAACTTCGTCCCTGGATTTGATTATTTATCGCGATTCCAGTCTCGCTCTCTCGACGCATCGGCTCGAGAAGATTCAGTTGCATGGATTCTCAGA GTGCAAGCTTACTATAGATTTCAGCCATTGACGGCGTATCTCTCCGTTAATTATTTGGATCGCTTCCTTTATTCTCGTCCATTGCCG CAAACAAATGGATGGCCAATGCAACTATTATCAGTTGCTTGCTTATCATTAGCAGCTAAAATGGAGGAACCTCTGGTTCCTTCTCTATTGGATCTTCAAGTAGAAGGTGCCAAATTTGTGTTCGAACCAAGAACAATCCGACGGATGGAACTTCTTGTTCTTAATGTGTTGGATTGGAGGCTACGATCTATAACACCATTTAGCTTTCTCGCATTTTTTGCTTGCAAGATGGATTCAACGGGAGCGTATCTTGGATTTCTAATCGCACGAGCTACGGATATTATCTTATCTAATATGCAAG AAACGAGCTTTCTCGAGTATTGGCCGTCCAGCATTGGTGCCGCTGCTATGCTTTCTGCAGCCAATGAAATACCAAACTTGTCTCTTATTAGTCCTGAACATGCCGAAACGTGGTGTGATGGGCTAAGTAAA GAAAGAATAATCAGCTGCTATCAGCTAATGCAAGATCTCGTAGTCGACAATAACCGAAGGAAAAGCCCGCAAGTTTTACCACTGCTTAGAGTTATTCGAGCCAAAACGAGGTTCGGTGATTCATCTTCGTTTTCATCTTCACCTTCGCCTACGTCATCATCGTCGTCATCCTCAATATCATATAAAAggagaaaattaaataatttcttATGGGTTGATGATGATGACAAAGGAAACCCCGAGTAA